One Monomorium pharaonis isolate MP-MQ-018 chromosome 4, ASM1337386v2, whole genome shotgun sequence DNA segment encodes these proteins:
- the LOC118645152 gene encoding uncharacterized protein LOC118645152 yields the protein MLKIPTASVLRQNQDLNIINIRIEYVADSEDILKENTQVCSTSSVNLTEITFCSTASTPTIKSKKYFTFRRRPILKQSEGDELAHTKIKTLIASNEQATEQHEITLRILALQEKQEQEKLKQGIEKTEQEKLRTEMLREEMQKMKKH from the coding sequence ATGCTCAAAATACCTACAGCCTCTGTTCTTCGTCAAAATCAAGATTtgaacattataaatatacgaaTTGAATATGTCGCTGATTCTGAAGacattttgaaagaaaacacACAAGTATGCTCCACCTCTTCAGTCAACTTAACAGAAATTACTTTTTGTTCCACAGCATCCACCCCTactattaaatctaaaaagtattttacttTTCGAAGGAGGCCAATCCTCAAACAGTCAGAGGGAGATGAACTTGCccacacaaaaataaagacattGATTGCTAGCAATGAGCAAGCAACAGAACAACATGAAATAACACTGAGAATTCTGGCGTTGCAAGAAAAacaagaacaagaaaaattaaaacaaggGATTGAGAAAACAGAGCAAGAGAAACTGCGTACTGAAATGCTTCGAGAAGAAATGCAAAAGATGAAGAAACACTGA